Proteins from one Chitinophaga oryzae genomic window:
- a CDS encoding glyoxalase superfamily protein translates to MSRIIPIFRMFDYARAIQFYVDWLEFEILWEHKPEGAPVYMRIAKGDTQIDLSEHHGDGTPGSRISITEFKGLKAFHAKLGKKDYKYMNPGLERADWNPEVLLMTVIDPFQNTIIFEESA, encoded by the coding sequence ATGTCACGCATCATTCCTATTTTCCGCATGTTTGATTATGCCCGGGCCATACAGTTCTACGTTGATTGGCTGGAATTTGAAATCCTCTGGGAGCATAAGCCTGAGGGCGCCCCGGTGTACATGCGTATTGCCAAAGGCGATACCCAGATAGACCTTTCCGAGCACCATGGCGACGGTACGCCCGGTTCGCGGATCAGCATCACGGAGTTTAAAGGATTGAAAGCCTTCCATGCAAAGCTGGGCAAGAAGGACTATAAGTATATGAACCCGGGACTGGAACGGGCCGACTGGAACCCTGAAGTCCTGCTGATGACAGTAATAGACCCGTTCCAGAACACCATTATCTTCGAAGAATCAGCCTGA
- a CDS encoding RNA recognition motif domain-containing protein, protein MNLYVSNLGFNFQTEELAILFMEYGAVSSAKVVADKFTNRSKGFGFVEMPDQHEAEKAMNDLNGKEIDGRVISVTEARPPKERPRYSNRY, encoded by the coding sequence ATGAATCTATATGTGTCCAACCTGGGATTTAATTTCCAGACTGAGGAGCTGGCAATACTGTTTATGGAATACGGTGCAGTATCATCCGCAAAAGTCGTTGCGGACAAATTTACCAACAGAAGCAAAGGGTTTGGCTTTGTTGAAATGCCTGATCAGCACGAGGCTGAAAAGGCGATGAACGACCTTAACGGAAAAGAGATCGACGGTCGCGTGATCAGCGTCACAGAGGCACGGCCTCCGAAGGAAAGACCGAGATATTCCAATCGCTATTAA
- the bioB gene encoding biotin synthase BioB has translation MTSTAIRNDWTLEEIQAIYDQPLLDLVYQAATIHREFHSAREIQVCTLLSIKTGGCPEDCSYCGQAARYHTDIKVQALLPTETVIAHAQKAKDNGSTRFCMAAAWREVRDNRDFDRVIDMVKGVNELGMEVCCTLGMLTEEQAVRLQEAGLHAYNHNLDTSEQYYKEIISTRNFDNRINTINNVRKAGITVCSGGIIGLGETHRDRISMLLTLATMPKHPESVPINALARVKGTPLEDNPKVDAWDMVRMIATARIVMPASTVRLTAGRIEMTESEQAWCFMAGANSIFTGERQTLLVTPNPGVSEDMQMLQNLGLQPMPNKKEMSAC, from the coding sequence ATGACATCAACAGCTATCAGAAACGACTGGACGCTGGAGGAAATCCAGGCCATTTACGACCAGCCCCTGCTGGACCTGGTTTATCAGGCAGCCACCATTCACCGCGAGTTTCATTCCGCCCGGGAGATACAGGTGTGCACCCTCTTGTCCATCAAAACAGGCGGATGCCCGGAAGACTGTTCCTATTGCGGACAGGCAGCCCGGTATCATACCGATATCAAGGTACAGGCTTTATTACCCACCGAAACCGTGATCGCCCATGCACAGAAAGCCAAAGACAACGGGTCCACCCGTTTCTGTATGGCCGCCGCCTGGCGCGAGGTAAGGGATAACCGAGACTTCGACCGTGTGATAGACATGGTAAAAGGCGTCAATGAACTGGGCATGGAAGTGTGCTGCACGCTCGGCATGCTCACGGAAGAACAGGCGGTCCGCCTGCAGGAAGCCGGTCTGCACGCCTATAACCACAACCTCGACACTTCCGAACAATACTATAAAGAAATCATTTCCACCCGCAATTTTGATAACCGTATCAATACGATCAACAATGTCCGCAAAGCCGGTATCACCGTGTGCTCCGGCGGTATTATCGGTTTGGGGGAAACGCACCGCGACCGTATCTCCATGCTGCTTACGCTGGCCACGATGCCCAAACATCCGGAGTCGGTGCCCATCAACGCGCTGGCCCGTGTGAAAGGCACGCCGCTGGAAGATAATCCCAAAGTGGACGCGTGGGACATGGTGCGCATGATCGCCACGGCACGTATCGTGATGCCTGCGTCTACCGTACGTCTTACCGCAGGCCGTATCGAGATGACGGAATCCGAACAGGCCTGGTGTTTCATGGCCGGCGCCAATTCCATCTTCACCGGCGAACGGCAAACACTGCTGGTAACTCCAAATCCCGGTGTGTCAGAGGATATGCAGATGCTGCAAAACCTCGGACTGCAGCCAATGCCCAATAAAAAAGAAATGTCCGCCTGTTAA
- a CDS encoding aminotransferase-like domain-containing protein, giving the protein MSSPVPYKSFVQIDRQSATAIYLQIAHQLINAIQRGYLVTGTKLPGTRQFSELLEVNRNTIVAVYEELDTQGWIETRPNKGTFIIGQTKGRPQKIRSTPDTPLARYPKETGFDFRKSSLLDNPFEHSTCEYVFNDGTPDIRLTQVSHLSSLYSGHLKRKSNHRKLGYYNQDGSEFFKKHLSNYLNQSRGLHISKDNILITRSTEMSVYITSEILLSPGDTVLVGSLSYFSVNMIFQKSGARILSVPIDEDGIDVDAVRRICERQRIRMLYITPHHHYPTTVTLSAERRIALLHLASEFGFVILEDDYDYDFHYDNSPVLPLASADTNGMVVYTGAFGKSLAPGFRTGFIIAPENLMTEMRKHLGIIDRQGDVLMEQVLGEMIGSGEIHRYLKKSLKVYRERRDHIVDVLQDELQDFMELRKPAGGLAVWTRWKRPINLMQLGKACSRNNLFIPKTLLYQHRDLTAMRLGFGHFTQEEAAESVRILKKGVLEVMGKGT; this is encoded by the coding sequence ATGAGCAGTCCGGTCCCCTATAAGAGTTTTGTACAGATTGACCGGCAGTCCGCCACCGCCATCTACCTGCAGATTGCCCACCAGCTGATCAATGCCATTCAGCGGGGGTACCTGGTGACAGGCACCAAACTGCCCGGCACCCGCCAGTTCAGCGAACTGCTGGAAGTAAACCGCAACACCATCGTAGCGGTATATGAAGAACTGGACACCCAGGGCTGGATAGAAACGCGGCCCAATAAAGGCACTTTTATCATCGGGCAAACGAAAGGCCGGCCGCAGAAAATCCGGTCCACGCCGGATACGCCGCTGGCGCGGTACCCCAAAGAGACCGGCTTCGATTTCCGGAAATCCAGCCTGCTCGACAACCCGTTTGAACATTCCACCTGTGAATATGTGTTCAACGACGGCACCCCCGACATCCGCCTGACGCAGGTCAGCCACCTGTCCAGCCTTTATAGCGGCCATCTCAAACGCAAAAGCAATCACCGTAAGCTGGGGTATTATAACCAGGATGGCAGCGAGTTCTTCAAAAAACACCTGTCCAATTACCTGAACCAGTCCCGCGGCCTGCATATCTCCAAAGACAATATCCTCATCACCCGCAGCACCGAGATGAGCGTTTATATTACCTCCGAAATTCTGCTGTCACCCGGTGACACCGTACTGGTGGGCTCCCTGAGCTATTTTTCCGTCAACATGATCTTTCAGAAATCGGGCGCGCGGATACTCTCCGTCCCGATCGACGAAGACGGTATCGACGTGGATGCCGTACGCCGCATCTGCGAGCGGCAGCGTATCCGTATGTTGTACATTACCCCGCACCACCACTACCCTACCACCGTCACCCTCAGTGCGGAACGCCGTATCGCCCTGCTGCACCTGGCCTCGGAATTCGGCTTCGTCATCCTCGAAGATGATTACGACTACGACTTCCACTATGACAACAGCCCCGTGCTGCCCCTGGCCAGCGCCGATACCAACGGCATGGTCGTATATACCGGCGCGTTCGGGAAATCCCTCGCGCCCGGCTTTCGTACCGGTTTTATCATCGCCCCGGAAAACCTGATGACAGAAATGCGCAAACACCTCGGCATCATCGACCGGCAGGGCGATGTGCTCATGGAGCAGGTATTGGGGGAAATGATCGGGTCGGGGGAAATCCATCGTTACCTCAAAAAATCGCTTAAAGTATACCGCGAACGGCGGGACCATATTGTAGACGTGCTGCAGGACGAGCTACAGGATTTTATGGAGCTGCGGAAGCCGGCCGGCGGTCTCGCCGTATGGACGCGCTGGAAACGGCCTATCAACCTGATGCAGCTGGGAAAAGCCTGCTCCCGGAATAATCTCTTTATTCCCAAAACGCTGTTGTACCAGCACCGGGACCTTACCGCCATGCGGCTGGGATTCGGGCATTTTACGCAGGAAGAAGCAGCGGAGAGTGTGAGGATACTGAAGAAGGGGGTGTTGGAGGTAATGGGGAAAGGAACGTAA
- a CDS encoding YccF domain-containing protein: protein MNLIGNIIWLIFGGLAAALGYFVSGFLFCITIIGIPFGIQCMKIGLFTLMPFGREVRDGVGSTGCLSTLFNIIWVFTGGLWVAICHFFFGVLLTITVIGAPWGRQHFKLMSLTFAPFGKEIY from the coding sequence ATGAACTTAATCGGAAATATTATCTGGCTGATTTTTGGCGGATTGGCCGCTGCCCTGGGCTACTTTGTGTCGGGGTTTCTTTTTTGCATCACCATCATTGGTATCCCATTCGGGATACAGTGCATGAAAATCGGGCTGTTCACACTGATGCCTTTCGGGCGGGAGGTGCGTGACGGCGTGGGTTCTACAGGATGCCTGTCCACCTTGTTCAATATTATTTGGGTGTTTACCGGCGGGCTGTGGGTAGCTATCTGCCACTTCTTTTTCGGTGTATTGCTGACGATCACCGTTATCGGTGCGCCCTGGGGCCGGCAGCATTTTAAACTGATGAGCCTTACATTTGCGCCGTTTGGCAAGGAGATCTATTGA
- a CDS encoding GDSL-type esterase/lipase family protein — protein MTKLFFPFLLGLLISASSLHAQEKVRYEDDVRTIKKYDKMFAPPADPILFVGSSSIRKWDDLERTFASYVVMNRGVGGAVLNDIIYFAQDLIFDYHPRQVVIYVGENDLPEGATADSVFSRFQRLYSVVRSRLPEVPIEYISLKPSPSRVQYMKTAAEANALIKAFLAKEKNAHFINVYPLMLDKNGQPRPELFVADMLHMNPKGYAIWRKAIQPYLLKRSSR, from the coding sequence ATGACAAAGTTGTTTTTTCCTTTTCTGTTAGGCTTGTTGATATCAGCCAGTAGCCTGCATGCGCAGGAGAAGGTCCGTTACGAGGATGATGTGCGGACCATCAAAAAGTATGACAAGATGTTTGCGCCCCCGGCAGATCCCATTTTATTTGTCGGCAGTTCTTCCATCCGTAAATGGGACGACCTGGAGCGCACATTCGCCAGCTACGTGGTGATGAACAGAGGCGTAGGCGGTGCGGTGCTCAACGACATTATCTATTTTGCACAGGACCTTATCTTCGACTATCATCCCCGCCAGGTGGTGATCTACGTGGGAGAAAACGACCTGCCGGAAGGAGCCACGGCCGATAGTGTATTCAGCCGCTTTCAGCGACTGTACAGCGTTGTCCGCTCGCGATTGCCCGAGGTGCCGATTGAATACATTTCCCTGAAACCCAGTCCGTCCCGCGTGCAATACATGAAAACGGCCGCAGAAGCCAACGCGCTCATCAAAGCCTTCCTGGCGAAGGAAAAGAACGCCCACTTCATCAACGTGTATCCGCTGATGCTCGATAAGAACGGGCAGCCCCGGCCGGAACTTTTTGTGGCAGACATGCTGCACATGAACCCGAAAGGCTATGCCATCTGGCGCAAAGCGATACAACCCTACCTGCTTAAAAGGTCCTCCAGATAA